From Colias croceus chromosome 27, ilColCroc2.1, one genomic window encodes:
- the LOC123703738 gene encoding delta(3,5)-Delta(2,4)-dienoyl-CoA isomerase, mitochondrial — protein sequence MLSQFSKSSHASIKTMSRMLTRLYSSDIPQFETLAVSMPKKHVFHVEMNRPKQLNTFSVNMWSEMRDCFMSLSDNPECRVVVLSGRGKHFTGGIDFNSLIQEGNKISEIEDVGRRARMFEKMIVRFQNGITALEDCVKPVLVISHNACVGAGVDLITAADMRYCTQDAWFQVKEVDLGLAADVGTLQRLPKVIGNTSIARELCFTARKLQAKEALEIGLVSKIFPDQDTAIKEVLEIAETIAKKSPIAVQNTKICMVYSQSRPTKDGLDHIKLVNQLALQSEDLRKAALAQATKTETEFENL from the exons ATGTTGTCGCAGTTCTCTAAATCTAGTCATGCGTCGATTAAAACGATGTCTC gCATGCTTACAAGACTGTATTCATCAGATATACCTCAATTTGAAACATTAGCTGTATCCATGCCAAAGAAACATGTTTTTCATGTGGAAATGAACAGACCAAAACagttaaatacatttagtGTAAATATGTGGAG TGAGATGAGAGATTGCTTCATGTCCCTGAGTGACAATCCAGAATGCAGAGTTGTGGTATTATCTGGAAGAGGAAAGCATTTTACTGGTG gCATAGATTTCAACAGTCTTATCCAAGAAGGAAACAAGATATCTGAAATCGAAGATGTAGGACGACGGGCTAGAATGTTTGAAAAGATGATAGTTAGGTTTCAG aaCGGTATTACCGCTTTGGAAGACTGCGTGAAACCGGTTTTAGTGATATCACACAACGCGTGCGTAGGCGCTGGCGTCGATCTTATAACAGCTGCTGATATGAG gTATTGCACACAAGATGCCTGGTTCCAAGTGAAAGAAGTAGATTTAGGTTTGGCCGCTGACGTAGGAACTCTACAGAGATTGCCTAAG GTAATAGGCAATACATCAATAGCAAGGGAACTGTGCTTCACAGCTAGAAAATTACAAGCTAAAGAAGCATTGGAAATTGGTCTAGTTAGTAAGATATTCCCGGATCAAGATAC GGCAATAAAAGAAGTATTAGAAATCGCGGAAACAATAGCTAAGAAGAGTCCCATAGCTGttcaaaacacaaaaatatgcATGGTCTATTCACAGAGCAGGCCTACTAAGGATGGATTAGATCatatt aaattAGTGAACCAATTGGCTTTGCAAAGTGAAGATTTACGGAAAGCAGCTTTAGCTCAAGCCACGAAGACTGAAACTGAATTTGAAAatctgtaa
- the LOC123703739 gene encoding sprouty-related, EVH1 domain-containing protein 1 isoform X3, producing MTEASENVCVVRVRAQVMCRDEGTGGWVALSGGGLADVMVGRREGRFVTGGQAASGSSDTTSASGAAPVLPYEYYIHGKRISDNTVVLECTIQKDFQYHKVMPTFHHWLTEEKRFGLTFQTAADARAFDRGVRTALEELLDGFLHGLGGSWPSHYSYKLRNQERKDDDEENNIFECLNLPTDSRSSSENSTASRRPRDDLQTPILSAITLPRHPRESLKQYETQFAEKSIEDDPDRCPYVQLSAVHEYTYPQVSPGGIITSEKSSPNTKPALLKRDSGSIKKCSYSGPPPLPDKKPAETYQARLKCRHCHEWYLESANGNGACEYAPDCFKSCIDHVSCIQCAQCMLYHCMSDSEGDFAMHPCACAPPDENCTKRWIGITLLSLIVPCLWCYLPLRCVHRAARSARVAGGPHAPMRK from the exons ATGACCGAGGCATCTGAAAA TGTCTGCGTGGTGCGTGTCCGCGCGCAGGTGATGTGTCGCGACGAGGGCACGGGCGGGTGGGTCGCGCTGAGCGGCGGCGGGCTCGCCGACGTGATGGTCGGCCGCCGGGAGGGGAGATTTGTTACCG GCGGCCAGGCGGCGAGCGGGAGCAGCGACACAACATCGGCGTCGGGCGCGGCACCCGTGCTGCCCTACGAGTATTATATACACGGGAAACGGATTAGCGACAATACG GTGGTCCTCGAATGCACGATCCAAAAGGACTTCCAGTACCACAAGGTGATGCCAACATTCCACCACTGGCTCACTGAGGAGAAGCGTTTCGGCCTAACGTTCCAAACGGCGGCCGATGCACGAGCGTTCGACCGCGGCGTTCGGACCGCGCTTGAGGAACTGTTAGACG GATTCCTACACG GTCTGGGTGGCTCGTGGCCCTCACACTATTCGTATAAACTGCGAAACCAAGAGCGGAAAGACGATGACGAAGAGAACAATATATTCGAA TGCCTCAACCTGCCGACCGACTCGCGGTCCAGCTCGGAGAACTCCACAGCATCCCGTCGGCCGCGGGATGATCTGCAGACGCCGATACTCTCCGCGATCACGCTGCCGAGACATCCGCGTG aaTCGTTAAAACAGTACGAGACTCAATTCGCGGAGAAATCGATAGAGGACGATCCAGATCGCTGTCCGTACGTTCAACTGTCTgct gtCCACGAGTACACGTATCCACAAGTGAGTCCGGGCGGCATCATTACATCAGAGAAATCATCGCCTAACACCAAGCCAGCTTTGTTGAAGAGGGATTCAG GATCTATAAAGAAATGCTCGTACAGTGGACCCCCACCGCTACCAGACAAGAAACCCGCCGAGACGTACCAAGCTAGATTGAAATGCAG GCATTGCCACGAATGGTACTTAGAGAGTGCGAACGGTAATGGCGCCTGTGAATACGCGCCTGATTGCTTCAAGTCTTGCATCGATCATGTCAGCTGTATTCAGTGTGCTcag TGTATGCTATACCACTGCATGTCGGACTCGGAGGGCGATTTCGCGATGCATCCCTGCGCCTGCGCACCGCCAGACGAAAATTGCACTAAACG GTGGATCGGCATAACCCTCCTCAGCCTGATAGTACCGTGTCTCTGGTGTTACCTGCCTCTCCGCTGTGTGCACCGAGCTGCTCGCTCAGCCCGGGTGGCTGGTGGGCCTCACGCTCCCATGAGGAAATAG
- the LOC123703739 gene encoding sprouty-related, EVH1 domain-containing protein 1 isoform X2 has protein sequence MTEASENVCVVRVRAQVMCRDEGTGGWVALSGGGLADVMVGRREGRFVTESSSPLAGGQAASGSSDTTSASGAAPVLPYEYYIHGKRISDNTVVLECTIQKDFQYHKVMPTFHHWLTEEKRFGLTFQTAADARAFDRGVRTALEELLDGLGGSWPSHYSYKLRNQERKDDDEENNIFECLNLPTDSRSSSENSTASRRPRDDLQTPILSAITLPRHPRESLKQYETQFAEKSIEDDPDRCPYVQLSAVHEYTYPQVSPGGIITSEKSSPNTKPALLKRDSGSIKKCSYSGPPPLPDKKPAETYQARLKCRHCHEWYLESANGNGACEYAPDCFKSCIDHVSCIQCAQCMLYHCMSDSEGDFAMHPCACAPPDENCTKRWIGITLLSLIVPCLWCYLPLRCVHRAARSARVAGGPHAPMRK, from the exons ATGACCGAGGCATCTGAAAA TGTCTGCGTGGTGCGTGTCCGCGCGCAGGTGATGTGTCGCGACGAGGGCACGGGCGGGTGGGTCGCGCTGAGCGGCGGCGGGCTCGCCGACGTGATGGTCGGCCGCCGGGAGGGGAGATTTGTTACCG AGTCGTCTTCCCCCCTGGCAGGCGGCCAGGCGGCGAGCGGGAGCAGCGACACAACATCGGCGTCGGGCGCGGCACCCGTGCTGCCCTACGAGTATTATATACACGGGAAACGGATTAGCGACAATACG GTGGTCCTCGAATGCACGATCCAAAAGGACTTCCAGTACCACAAGGTGATGCCAACATTCCACCACTGGCTCACTGAGGAGAAGCGTTTCGGCCTAACGTTCCAAACGGCGGCCGATGCACGAGCGTTCGACCGCGGCGTTCGGACCGCGCTTGAGGAACTGTTAGACG GTCTGGGTGGCTCGTGGCCCTCACACTATTCGTATAAACTGCGAAACCAAGAGCGGAAAGACGATGACGAAGAGAACAATATATTCGAA TGCCTCAACCTGCCGACCGACTCGCGGTCCAGCTCGGAGAACTCCACAGCATCCCGTCGGCCGCGGGATGATCTGCAGACGCCGATACTCTCCGCGATCACGCTGCCGAGACATCCGCGTG aaTCGTTAAAACAGTACGAGACTCAATTCGCGGAGAAATCGATAGAGGACGATCCAGATCGCTGTCCGTACGTTCAACTGTCTgct gtCCACGAGTACACGTATCCACAAGTGAGTCCGGGCGGCATCATTACATCAGAGAAATCATCGCCTAACACCAAGCCAGCTTTGTTGAAGAGGGATTCAG GATCTATAAAGAAATGCTCGTACAGTGGACCCCCACCGCTACCAGACAAGAAACCCGCCGAGACGTACCAAGCTAGATTGAAATGCAG GCATTGCCACGAATGGTACTTAGAGAGTGCGAACGGTAATGGCGCCTGTGAATACGCGCCTGATTGCTTCAAGTCTTGCATCGATCATGTCAGCTGTATTCAGTGTGCTcag TGTATGCTATACCACTGCATGTCGGACTCGGAGGGCGATTTCGCGATGCATCCCTGCGCCTGCGCACCGCCAGACGAAAATTGCACTAAACG GTGGATCGGCATAACCCTCCTCAGCCTGATAGTACCGTGTCTCTGGTGTTACCTGCCTCTCCGCTGTGTGCACCGAGCTGCTCGCTCAGCCCGGGTGGCTGGTGGGCCTCACGCTCCCATGAGGAAATAG
- the LOC123703739 gene encoding sprouty-related, EVH1 domain-containing protein 1 isoform X1: protein MTEASENVCVVRVRAQVMCRDEGTGGWVALSGGGLADVMVGRREGRFVTESSSPLAGGQAASGSSDTTSASGAAPVLPYEYYIHGKRISDNTVVLECTIQKDFQYHKVMPTFHHWLTEEKRFGLTFQTAADARAFDRGVRTALEELLDGFLHGLGGSWPSHYSYKLRNQERKDDDEENNIFECLNLPTDSRSSSENSTASRRPRDDLQTPILSAITLPRHPRESLKQYETQFAEKSIEDDPDRCPYVQLSAVHEYTYPQVSPGGIITSEKSSPNTKPALLKRDSGSIKKCSYSGPPPLPDKKPAETYQARLKCRHCHEWYLESANGNGACEYAPDCFKSCIDHVSCIQCAQCMLYHCMSDSEGDFAMHPCACAPPDENCTKRWIGITLLSLIVPCLWCYLPLRCVHRAARSARVAGGPHAPMRK from the exons ATGACCGAGGCATCTGAAAA TGTCTGCGTGGTGCGTGTCCGCGCGCAGGTGATGTGTCGCGACGAGGGCACGGGCGGGTGGGTCGCGCTGAGCGGCGGCGGGCTCGCCGACGTGATGGTCGGCCGCCGGGAGGGGAGATTTGTTACCG AGTCGTCTTCCCCCCTGGCAGGCGGCCAGGCGGCGAGCGGGAGCAGCGACACAACATCGGCGTCGGGCGCGGCACCCGTGCTGCCCTACGAGTATTATATACACGGGAAACGGATTAGCGACAATACG GTGGTCCTCGAATGCACGATCCAAAAGGACTTCCAGTACCACAAGGTGATGCCAACATTCCACCACTGGCTCACTGAGGAGAAGCGTTTCGGCCTAACGTTCCAAACGGCGGCCGATGCACGAGCGTTCGACCGCGGCGTTCGGACCGCGCTTGAGGAACTGTTAGACG GATTCCTACACG GTCTGGGTGGCTCGTGGCCCTCACACTATTCGTATAAACTGCGAAACCAAGAGCGGAAAGACGATGACGAAGAGAACAATATATTCGAA TGCCTCAACCTGCCGACCGACTCGCGGTCCAGCTCGGAGAACTCCACAGCATCCCGTCGGCCGCGGGATGATCTGCAGACGCCGATACTCTCCGCGATCACGCTGCCGAGACATCCGCGTG aaTCGTTAAAACAGTACGAGACTCAATTCGCGGAGAAATCGATAGAGGACGATCCAGATCGCTGTCCGTACGTTCAACTGTCTgct gtCCACGAGTACACGTATCCACAAGTGAGTCCGGGCGGCATCATTACATCAGAGAAATCATCGCCTAACACCAAGCCAGCTTTGTTGAAGAGGGATTCAG GATCTATAAAGAAATGCTCGTACAGTGGACCCCCACCGCTACCAGACAAGAAACCCGCCGAGACGTACCAAGCTAGATTGAAATGCAG GCATTGCCACGAATGGTACTTAGAGAGTGCGAACGGTAATGGCGCCTGTGAATACGCGCCTGATTGCTTCAAGTCTTGCATCGATCATGTCAGCTGTATTCAGTGTGCTcag TGTATGCTATACCACTGCATGTCGGACTCGGAGGGCGATTTCGCGATGCATCCCTGCGCCTGCGCACCGCCAGACGAAAATTGCACTAAACG GTGGATCGGCATAACCCTCCTCAGCCTGATAGTACCGTGTCTCTGGTGTTACCTGCCTCTCCGCTGTGTGCACCGAGCTGCTCGCTCAGCCCGGGTGGCTGGTGGGCCTCACGCTCCCATGAGGAAATAG